A region from the Triticum aestivum cultivar Chinese Spring chromosome 3D, IWGSC CS RefSeq v2.1, whole genome shotgun sequence genome encodes:
- the LOC123074153 gene encoding 17.5 kDa class II heat shock protein-like: MAGMVFGLENPMMTALQHLLDIPDGEAGAAGGEKQGPTRAYVRDARAMAATPADVKELPGAYAFVVDMPGLGSGDIKVQVEDERVLVISGERSREEKEDAKYLRMERRMGKLMRKFVLPENADMEKISAACRDGVLTVTVEKLPPPEPKKPKTIQVQVA, encoded by the coding sequence ATGGCGGGCATGGTGTTCGGCTTGGAGAACCCAATGATGACGGCGCTGCAACACCTGCTGGACATCCCAGACGGCGAGGCCGGTGCAGCCGGTGGAGAGAAGCAGGGCCCGACGCGCGCCTACGTCCGCGACGCGCGCGCCATGGCGGCCACCCCGGCCGACGTGAAGGAGCTGCCGGGCGCGTACGCGTTCGTGGTGGACATGCCGGGGCTGGGGTCCGGCGACATCAAGGTGCAGGTGGAGGACGAGCGGGTGCTGGTCATCAGCGGCGAGCGGAGCAGGGAGGAGAAGGAGGACGCCAAGTACCTGCGGATGGAGCGCCGCATGGGCAAGCTGATGCGCAAGTTCGTGCTGCCAGAGAACGCCGACATGGAGAAGATCTCCGCCGCGTGCCGCGACGGCGTGCTCACCGTCACCGTCGAGAAGCTGCCGCCGCCCGAgcccaagaagcccaagaccaTCCAGGTCCAGGTCGCCTGA